In Leptospiraceae bacterium, one DNA window encodes the following:
- a CDS encoding IS256 family transposase, whose protein sequence is MAKTKSRKDELLEELIKEYKNPEELIGENGLLKELTKAIVEKAMRQELTHELGYEKHSRQNGAGNSRNGFSKKTIKGDFGNLEIDVPRDRNSEFEPKIIKKNQTHWNGFDDKIISMYARGMTTRDIQAHLQEIYQVEVSPDLISTVTDGVIEEVVKWQTRPIDSIYPIIYLDALRVKIRDDGQVKNKAVHMAIGVNMNGLKEVLGFWIEENEGSKFWLQILTELKNRGLQDILIACVDGLTGFPEAIKTIYPNAEVQLCIVHMVRNSLKYVSFKNRKELSSDLKKIYRAVNVEEAKLKLQEFSKKWDSKYPMISKSWENRWNEIIPFLAYPAEIRKVIYTTNAIESLNMTLRKVIKNRASFPNDDAAKKLLYLALQNASKKWTMPIRDWGAAINQFAINFEGRMEI, encoded by the coding sequence ATGGCAAAAACAAAATCCAGAAAAGACGAGCTCCTTGAAGAGTTGATCAAGGAATACAAAAATCCTGAAGAATTGATCGGTGAAAATGGTCTTCTGAAAGAATTAACCAAAGCTATAGTCGAGAAGGCTATGCGGCAGGAACTGACCCATGAATTGGGTTATGAAAAACATTCTCGGCAAAATGGTGCCGGCAATTCCCGCAATGGTTTTTCGAAAAAGACTATCAAGGGCGATTTTGGAAACCTGGAAATCGACGTTCCCAGAGACCGGAATTCCGAATTTGAACCGAAGATAATCAAGAAAAACCAGACCCATTGGAATGGATTTGATGATAAAATAATTTCTATGTATGCGCGAGGAATGACGACACGCGACATCCAGGCTCATCTTCAGGAAATCTATCAGGTTGAAGTTTCTCCTGATCTGATCTCCACAGTAACAGATGGTGTAATCGAAGAAGTAGTAAAATGGCAGACCAGACCTATTGATTCAATCTATCCGATTATTTATCTTGATGCATTGAGGGTCAAAATTAGAGACGATGGTCAGGTCAAAAACAAGGCTGTTCATATGGCTATCGGCGTCAATATGAACGGTTTAAAAGAGGTTTTGGGCTTCTGGATTGAAGAAAATGAAGGATCCAAGTTCTGGCTCCAAATCCTGACTGAACTAAAAAACCGTGGGTTGCAGGATATATTGATTGCCTGTGTTGATGGACTTACCGGTTTTCCGGAAGCGATTAAAACTATTTATCCAAATGCCGAAGTTCAGCTTTGTATCGTTCATATGGTCAGAAATTCTCTGAAGTATGTTTCCTTTAAAAATCGAAAAGAGCTTTCATCTGACTTGAAAAAAATCTATCGTGCAGTGAACGTTGAGGAAGCAAAATTAAAACTTCAGGAATTTTCTAAAAAATGGGATTCAAAATATCCGATGATTTCAAAATCCTGGGAAAACAGATGGAATGAGATAATTCCTTTTCTTGCCTATCCGGCAGAAATCAGAAAAGTAATTTACACAACCAATGCAATCGAGTCTTTGAATATGACGCTTCGAAAAGTGATCAAAAACCGGGCTTCATTTCCCAATGATGATGCGGCAAAAAAACTGTTGTATCTGGCTCTGCAGAATGCATCAAAAAAATGGACCATGCCTATCCGGGATTGGGGTGCTGCGATTAATCAGTTTGCAATAAATTTTGAAGGGAGAATGGAAATTTAA
- a CDS encoding DUF2797 domain-containing protein: MVSGFLRKMGHKNTNPVSYYLKYVNYEEVGEQSKNSFFSNLKFAENELLLNQFIGKKIILKFTNEIRCIECGRQTPKSYNQGNCYLCFMRLAKNDLCIVKPETCHFHLGTCREPEWGKINCFKKHKVYLANTSGLKVGITKEEPITNRWIDQGAMFGIEFLEVASRMDAGIIEKEISKFISDKTSWQKMISTNSENLDLSENKQKIYSTINKFLKNIEHRILNTPEIIINYPILKYPTKKISWKPQKLKPIEDTLVGIKGQYLLFENGVFNIRSNSGNQFYLES; this comes from the coding sequence ATGGTTTCTGGGTTTTTGAGGAAGATGGGTCACAAAAATACAAACCCTGTATCATACTATTTGAAATACGTCAACTATGAAGAAGTTGGAGAACAATCCAAAAACTCATTTTTTTCAAATTTGAAATTTGCTGAAAACGAGTTGCTTCTCAACCAGTTCATCGGAAAAAAAATTATTTTAAAATTTACAAATGAGATTCGTTGTATTGAATGCGGACGGCAAACTCCTAAAAGTTACAATCAAGGAAATTGCTATCTATGTTTTATGAGATTAGCCAAAAATGATCTGTGTATTGTAAAGCCAGAGACTTGCCATTTTCATCTTGGCACTTGTAGAGAGCCTGAATGGGGAAAAATCAATTGCTTCAAAAAGCATAAAGTCTATCTTGCAAATACGAGCGGTCTAAAAGTAGGAATCACGAAAGAAGAGCCTATAACAAACAGGTGGATTGATCAAGGGGCAATGTTTGGAATAGAATTTTTAGAAGTTGCGTCTCGCATGGATGCTGGAATTATTGAAAAAGAGATTTCTAAATTTATATCCGATAAAACTTCTTGGCAAAAAATGATTTCCACAAATAGTGAAAATTTAGACCTTTCTGAAAATAAACAGAAAATTTACTCTACAATAAATAAATTTCTGAAAAACATAGAGCACCGTATTTTGAATACTCCTGAAATAATCATCAACTACCCAATTCTAAAATACCCTACTAAAAAAATTTCATGGAAACCTCAAAAATTAAAACCTATCGAAGATACGTTAGTCGGAATCAAAGGACAATATCTTTTATTTGAAAATGGAGTTTTCAATATCCGATCCAATTCAGGAAACCAGTTCTATCTTGAAAGTTAG
- a CDS encoding DUF2283 domain-containing protein, whose translation MKIKYYKETDTLYLELSDISKRAETVEIFDGSDVFAEKSESGKILALTIESASEKMDLKDLEMESVPFEHMVMNKLVLV comes from the coding sequence ATGAAAATAAAATATTATAAGGAAACCGACACATTATATTTGGAACTATCGGATATATCGAAGAGAGCTGAGACTGTAGAAATATTTGACGGTTCAGATGTCTTTGCTGAAAAGTCAGAGTCTGGAAAAATTCTTGCCCTTACTATTGAATCGGCATCCGAAAAGATGGATTTGAAGGATTTAGAAATGGAAAGCGTTCCATTTGAGCACATGGTAATGAACAAACTGGTTTTAGTATAA
- a CDS encoding helix-turn-helix transcriptional regulator, protein MKERLKNLINLLGITQKEFSERIGFSSNILTEILSGRTKTVSKKVIKSILATFPVREEWLLTGEGDPLKSESEKEKLLDESFLLLPEYAEIRNIVARIPKQEIPKVVELLKIFLTK, encoded by the coding sequence ATGAAAGAAAGACTAAAAAATTTAATAAATCTTTTAGGAATAACACAAAAAGAATTTTCTGAACGTATTGGATTTTCTTCAAATATTCTAACAGAAATTTTAAGTGGAAGAACAAAGACAGTCTCTAAGAAAGTCATTAAATCCATCTTAGCAACCTTTCCTGTTCGTGAAGAATGGCTTCTTACAGGAGAAGGAGATCCTCTGAAAAGTGAATCCGAAAAAGAAAAACTACTGGATGAATCTTTTTTGCTCTTACCAGAATATGCAGAAATCCGGAATATAGTTGCAAGAATTCCTAAACAAGAAATACCAAAAGTTGTAGAACTTCTGAAAATATTCCTAACAAAGTAA
- a CDS encoding helix-turn-helix transcriptional regulator, translating to MDELNKIIKGIEDCAKKGEAGRDTLYNYIKEYVEKNGGAETARRIGKSRGYITHLINQYRNTTPETLTSIVKKIIEWEKNVKKG from the coding sequence ATGGACGAATTAAATAAGATCATTAAAGGGATTGAGGACTGTGCGAAAAAAGGTGAAGCTGGTCGTGATACTCTCTACAATTATATTAAAGAATATGTGGAAAAAAACGGAGGTGCAGAAACTGCAAGAAGAATTGGTAAGTCGCGTGGATATATAACGCATTTAATAAATCAGTACAGAAACACGACTCCGGAAACTTTGACATCAATTGTAAAAAAAATTATCGAATGGGAAAAAAATGTGAAAAAAGGTTGA